In a genomic window of Pseudomonas mohnii:
- a CDS encoding YciC family protein, with amino-acid sequence MNPFDVLRDSLYFFKRNLGQIVQLCLPLVIIEALLQQVVDHSTEPDSFPGISVIVGLLIYPLYTAALILFLDARSRGESPRNRDLLTRSAYLWPRFALLTALNTVLILLGLSLYFLPGIWLMVTLAFGEYLLVLRGLAPLAAMKESLRLTRGHFMRILVCILCVMGPLWVLKGATLAVYPDPQNPMISLLIDSAHSFLQLFTSVVLFRLFMLIGDTPEKIDGPR; translated from the coding sequence ATGAATCCGTTCGACGTACTGCGTGACTCCCTGTACTTCTTCAAACGCAATCTGGGCCAGATTGTGCAACTGTGCCTGCCGCTGGTGATCATCGAGGCCCTGCTGCAACAAGTGGTCGACCATTCGACCGAGCCCGACAGTTTTCCAGGCATCAGCGTGATCGTCGGTTTGCTGATCTATCCGCTGTACACCGCCGCGCTGATTCTGTTTCTCGATGCCCGCAGCCGTGGGGAATCGCCCCGTAACCGCGATCTGCTGACAAGGTCCGCCTACCTGTGGCCGCGCTTTGCCTTGCTGACGGCCCTCAATACCGTGCTGATACTGCTCGGCCTGTCGCTGTATTTCCTGCCGGGCATCTGGCTGATGGTGACCCTGGCTTTCGGCGAATACCTGCTGGTGCTGCGTGGCCTGGCCCCGCTGGCGGCGATGAAGGAAAGCCTGCGCCTGACCCGCGGGCATTTCATGCGCATCCTGGTGTGCATTCTGTGCGTGATGGGGCCGTTGTGGGTGCTCAAGGGCGCGACGCTGGCGGTGTATCCCGACCCGCAGAACCCGATGATCTCGCTGTTGATCGACAGTGCCCACAGCTTCCTGCAACTGTTCACCAGCGTGGTGCTGTTCCGCCTGTTCATGCTGATCGGCGATACGCCGGAAAAAATCGATGGACCACGCTGA
- a CDS encoding aldehyde dehydrogenase, whose amino-acid sequence MFELAYWQNKAAALRLPDQAVIDGKSRAAQSGQTFAAINPATGQCLANVAACGEEDVDAAVRNARQVFEAGTWAARSPSERKQVLLRLADLILAHREELALLDSLNMGKPVMDAYNIDVPGAAGVFRWYAESLDKLYDQVAPSAQNVLATITREALGVVAAVVPWNFPLDMAAWKLAPALAAGNSVILKPAEQSPFSALRLAELALEAGLPAGVLNVLPGLGEQTGKALGLHPDVDCLVFTGSTEVGKYFMQYSAQSNLKQVWLECGGKSANLVFADCQDLDLAAQKAAFGIFFNQGEVCSANSRLLVQRSIHDEFVERLKAQAECWQPGDPLDPSSTAGAIVDSRQTARIMTFIQQAGQQGATRVCGGRQSIFNGSDNFIQPTIFTGVSPDMPLFRDEVFGPVLAVTAFDDEAHALQLANDSVYGLAASLWTDDLNRAHRVARQLRAGTVSVNSVDALDVTVPFGGGKQSGFGRDLSLHSFDKYTQLKTTWFQLR is encoded by the coding sequence GTGTTCGAGCTTGCATATTGGCAAAACAAGGCCGCTGCGCTGCGGCTACCCGACCAGGCCGTGATCGACGGTAAATCCCGTGCGGCGCAGTCGGGACAGACATTCGCGGCCATCAACCCCGCCACCGGCCAGTGCCTGGCCAACGTGGCGGCTTGCGGTGAGGAGGACGTCGACGCAGCGGTGCGCAACGCGCGGCAGGTGTTCGAAGCCGGCACTTGGGCGGCGCGTTCGCCGAGCGAGCGCAAGCAGGTGCTATTGCGCCTGGCGGATCTGATTCTGGCCCATCGCGAAGAACTGGCGCTGCTCGATTCGCTGAACATGGGCAAACCCGTCATGGACGCCTACAACATTGACGTGCCGGGCGCCGCCGGGGTGTTTCGCTGGTACGCCGAGAGCCTCGACAAACTCTACGATCAGGTCGCCCCCAGCGCACAGAACGTGCTGGCGACCATCACCCGCGAAGCGTTGGGCGTGGTCGCGGCCGTGGTGCCCTGGAACTTTCCGCTGGATATGGCCGCGTGGAAACTCGCGCCAGCCCTGGCGGCGGGCAACTCGGTAATCCTCAAGCCGGCCGAGCAATCGCCGTTTTCCGCGCTGCGTCTGGCCGAGCTGGCGCTGGAAGCCGGACTGCCGGCCGGTGTGCTCAACGTGTTGCCGGGGCTTGGCGAACAGACCGGTAAAGCCCTCGGCCTGCACCCGGATGTCGATTGCCTGGTGTTCACCGGCTCCACCGAAGTCGGCAAATACTTCATGCAGTACTCGGCGCAATCGAACCTGAAACAGGTATGGCTGGAGTGCGGCGGCAAGAGTGCGAACCTGGTGTTCGCCGACTGTCAGGACCTGGATCTGGCGGCGCAGAAGGCGGCGTTCGGCATCTTCTTCAATCAGGGTGAAGTCTGTTCCGCCAACTCGCGGTTATTGGTGCAGCGCTCGATTCACGATGAGTTTGTCGAGCGCCTCAAAGCCCAGGCCGAGTGCTGGCAGCCGGGCGATCCTCTGGACCCGTCGAGCACTGCCGGCGCCATCGTCGACAGCCGCCAGACGGCACGCATCATGACGTTCATCCAGCAAGCCGGGCAGCAGGGCGCGACCCGCGTCTGTGGTGGCCGGCAGTCGATCTTCAATGGCTCCGACAACTTTATCCAGCCGACCATTTTTACCGGCGTGAGCCCGGACATGCCGCTGTTTCGCGATGAGGTGTTCGGCCCGGTGCTGGCGGTCACGGCGTTCGATGACGAGGCCCACGCCTTGCAACTGGCCAACGACAGCGTCTACGGTCTGGCGGCGTCGCTGTGGACCGACGACCTCAATCGCGCCCACCGCGTGGCGCGACAATTGCGAGCCGGTACCGTGTCGGTCAACAGCGTTGATGCGCTGGACGTGACCGTGCCTTTCGGCGGTGGCAAACAGTCCGGTTTTGGCCGTGACCTGTCGCTGCACTCATTCGATAAATACACCCAGTTGAAGACCACCTGGTTTCAATTGCGCTGA
- a CDS encoding endonuclease/exonuclease/phosphatase family protein: MIRPLRYTLLGLLIVIALAGAMVYSLTWRPDAREVLPVSCSTQAPTLAPGQALKVMTWNVQYLAGKRYVFWNDLAAGTDEAPTADDMAFSLDEVARVIRDEQPDIVLLQELDDGAKASDYQNQLKLLQERVADLYPCSAHAFDWKADFIPDPHIFGSVGRQLATLSRYELEHAERLQLPVSEVNLISRQFKPKNALLLTYLPLSDGGQMAVLNTHLDRATQPDETLQAQVSAEAKVLDKFESRGTPWLIGGDFNLLPLGQYQRLPSEQRTPYSSDSALHVLWDKYPMIPTNNEASGIDRARWLTHYPNDTNVSGPDRTVDFLFYSPRIKRVEARVRQDDTLRISDHLPVIARFLLPAAP; encoded by the coding sequence ATGATCCGACCATTGCGCTACACCCTGCTGGGATTGTTGATTGTGATCGCCCTGGCAGGCGCGATGGTCTACAGCCTGACCTGGCGTCCTGACGCCAGGGAGGTGCTGCCGGTCAGTTGCAGTACTCAGGCCCCGACCCTGGCGCCTGGCCAGGCGTTGAAGGTGATGACCTGGAACGTCCAGTACCTGGCGGGCAAGCGCTACGTGTTCTGGAATGACCTGGCGGCCGGCACCGATGAAGCCCCCACCGCCGACGACATGGCCTTCAGCCTCGATGAGGTGGCGCGGGTGATTCGTGACGAGCAACCGGACATCGTGCTGTTGCAGGAACTCGATGACGGCGCCAAGGCCAGCGACTACCAGAATCAGCTCAAGCTCTTGCAGGAGCGGGTCGCCGACCTTTATCCATGCAGTGCCCACGCGTTCGACTGGAAAGCCGACTTCATCCCTGATCCGCACATTTTCGGCAGCGTTGGCCGGCAACTGGCGACCTTGAGCCGCTACGAGCTCGAACACGCCGAGCGCCTGCAACTGCCCGTGTCGGAGGTCAACCTGATCAGCCGTCAGTTCAAGCCGAAAAACGCCTTGTTGCTGACCTACCTGCCGTTGAGCGACGGCGGCCAGATGGCGGTCCTCAACACCCATCTGGACCGTGCGACCCAACCCGACGAAACCCTGCAAGCGCAAGTCTCGGCCGAGGCCAAGGTCCTCGACAAATTCGAAAGCCGTGGCACGCCGTGGTTGATCGGCGGCGACTTCAACCTCCTGCCCCTGGGTCAATACCAGCGCCTGCCCAGCGAGCAACGCACGCCCTATTCCTCCGACAGCGCCTTGCATGTGCTGTGGGACAAATACCCGATGATCCCCACCAACAACGAAGCCAGTGGCATCGACCGCGCGCGCTGGCTGACGCACTACCCGAACGATACGAACGTCAGCGGCCCGGACCGGACTGTCGACTTCCTGTTTTACAGCCCGCGCATCAAACGGGTCGAAGCGAGGGTGCGACAGGACGATACATTACGCATCTCCGATCACTTGCCGGTGATCGCCCGGTTCCTGCTGCCGGCGGCGCCTTAG
- a CDS encoding ABC transporter permease, with product MFKRNSWLSRCITPKTGLPVSVIWSASGLAWVLLVGLWAGLSYGGVVPGMFLPTPGAVVEAAVRLGRDGTLGQHVWASVEVVMVGFIVSSLVAVPLGLLMGSFRIVQAFLEPMVNFIRYLPVTSFVPLFILWIGIGLEQRVSVIIFGVFFQQLVMIADVSKGISKDLINASYTLGSNRRDAVLHVIAPASLPGVLDTLRVTMGWAWTYLVVAELVAASSGLGYLSLKAMRGFQVDVIFLAIAIIGLLGLATDQLFRFLRLRITAWAQ from the coding sequence ATGTTCAAGCGCAATTCATGGCTGAGCCGCTGCATCACGCCCAAGACCGGCCTGCCGGTGTCGGTGATCTGGAGTGCGAGCGGCCTGGCCTGGGTCTTGTTGGTCGGCCTCTGGGCCGGCTTGTCCTACGGCGGCGTGGTGCCGGGCATGTTCCTGCCGACACCGGGCGCCGTGGTCGAGGCCGCCGTGCGCCTGGGTCGCGACGGCACGCTCGGCCAGCATGTCTGGGCCAGCGTCGAAGTGGTGATGGTCGGTTTTATTGTCTCGTCCCTGGTCGCCGTGCCGCTGGGGTTGCTGATGGGCAGCTTTCGCATCGTCCAGGCGTTTCTCGAGCCGATGGTCAACTTCATCCGCTACCTGCCGGTCACGTCCTTCGTGCCGCTGTTCATTCTGTGGATCGGCATCGGTCTGGAGCAGCGGGTGTCGGTGATTATCTTCGGCGTGTTCTTCCAGCAACTGGTGATGATCGCGGATGTGTCCAAGGGCATCTCCAAGGACTTGATCAACGCCTCCTACACCCTTGGCTCTAACCGTCGTGACGCCGTGCTGCACGTAATTGCCCCGGCGTCCTTGCCGGGCGTGCTCGACACCCTGCGCGTGACCATGGGCTGGGCCTGGACTTACCTGGTCGTCGCTGAACTGGTCGCGGCCTCCAGTGGCCTGGGTTACCTGAGCCTCAAAGCCATGCGCGGCTTTCAAGTGGATGTGATTTTCCTGGCCATCGCGATCATCGGCCTGCTGGGCCTCGCGACCGATCAACTGTTCCGCTTCCTACGTCTGAGGATCACCGCATGGGCTCAGTAA
- a CDS encoding LysR substrate-binding domain-containing protein yields MAAYNLRQLKYFITTVDCGSVAEASRKLYIAQPAISTAIKGLEDSFGVQLLIRHHAQGVSLTPSGARFYRKAQELLRMAKEFEQNALADNDVVAGQIDIGCFETVAPLYLPKLIAGFSALYPGVKIRIRDGEQQELVQGLTSGTFDLAILYEHDLDATIQTEPLMPAQRPYALLPADHRFAQLKQVSLRDLCLEPMILLDVQPSRTYFVSLFEELGLTPHIAFSSPSIEMVRGMVGQGFGFSILVTRPHSECTYDGQKVVCVDIVEDVTGSGLVAAWLKRGQLTKPAQLFADYCREQLTEKSEKTHPTL; encoded by the coding sequence GTGGCCGCCTACAACCTGCGTCAATTGAAGTACTTCATTACCACCGTCGATTGCGGCAGCGTCGCCGAGGCTTCGCGCAAGTTGTATATCGCCCAACCGGCGATCTCCACGGCGATCAAAGGCCTGGAAGACAGCTTCGGCGTGCAACTGCTGATCCGCCATCACGCCCAGGGCGTCTCCCTGACGCCCAGCGGGGCACGTTTCTACCGCAAGGCCCAGGAACTGCTGCGCATGGCCAAGGAGTTCGAACAGAACGCTCTGGCCGATAACGACGTGGTGGCCGGGCAAATCGATATCGGCTGCTTCGAAACCGTCGCACCGCTGTATCTGCCAAAGCTGATTGCGGGGTTTTCGGCACTGTACCCGGGGGTAAAAATCCGGATCCGCGACGGTGAGCAGCAAGAGTTGGTGCAAGGCCTGACCTCGGGCACCTTCGATCTGGCGATTCTCTATGAGCACGACCTGGACGCCACCATCCAGACCGAACCCCTGATGCCGGCGCAGCGCCCTTATGCCTTGCTGCCGGCGGATCATCGCTTTGCCCAGTTGAAGCAAGTGTCGCTGCGCGACCTGTGCCTGGAGCCGATGATTCTGCTGGATGTACAGCCGAGCCGGACCTACTTCGTCAGCCTGTTCGAGGAACTGGGCCTGACGCCGCACATTGCCTTCAGCTCACCGTCGATCGAGATGGTGCGCGGAATGGTCGGGCAAGGGTTTGGCTTCTCGATCCTGGTCACGCGGCCGCATTCGGAGTGCACCTATGACGGGCAAAAAGTGGTGTGCGTGGACATTGTCGAAGACGTCACGGGGTCAGGACTGGTGGCAGCGTGGTTGAAACGCGGCCAATTGACCAAACCGGCGCAGCTGTTCGCCGATTACTGCCGCGAGCAGCTCACCGAAAAATCCGAAAAAACACACCCGACCCTGTAG
- a CDS encoding ABC transporter ATP-binding protein has product MGSVTAANHRFATPQATAVQAAPRLQVDKVSLRYKKPDGGTFTALEEVSFDVPDQQFAVLVGPSGCGKSSLLYLTAGLNEPTSGEIYVGGQQVQGPGADRGMVFQSYTLFPWLTVRQNVEFGLKRRGMPAAQRKDIVDYYVNEVGLSNFADNYAKQLSGGMMQRVAIARALANDPQILLMDEPFGALDSQTRLQMQQLLLRVWGHSKKTVLFVTHDIDEAILLGDRVYVMGARPGRIKQILDVPIERPRTLDMVMEHSFIDMKRKIFGLLHDDLEEVH; this is encoded by the coding sequence ATGGGCTCAGTAACCGCTGCCAATCATCGATTCGCCACCCCCCAGGCCACTGCGGTGCAGGCCGCGCCACGACTGCAAGTGGACAAGGTCAGCCTGCGTTACAAGAAACCCGATGGCGGCACGTTTACCGCGCTGGAAGAGGTGTCGTTCGACGTGCCGGATCAGCAATTCGCCGTGCTGGTCGGCCCTTCGGGGTGCGGTAAGTCGAGCCTGCTGTACCTCACGGCCGGCCTGAACGAGCCCACTTCGGGCGAGATTTATGTGGGGGGCCAGCAAGTGCAGGGGCCCGGTGCGGATCGCGGCATGGTGTTCCAGAGCTACACGCTGTTCCCGTGGCTGACCGTGCGCCAGAACGTCGAGTTCGGACTCAAGCGGCGTGGCATGCCGGCGGCGCAACGCAAGGACATTGTCGACTACTACGTCAACGAAGTCGGCCTGAGCAACTTCGCCGACAACTACGCCAAGCAGTTGTCCGGCGGCATGATGCAGCGTGTGGCGATCGCTCGCGCGCTGGCCAACGACCCGCAGATTCTGCTGATGGACGAGCCCTTCGGTGCCCTCGACAGCCAGACGCGCCTGCAAATGCAGCAGCTGCTGTTGCGGGTCTGGGGCCACAGCAAGAAAACCGTGTTGTTCGTCACCCATGACATCGACGAAGCGATTCTGCTGGGTGACCGGGTCTATGTGATGGGCGCACGTCCCGGGCGGATCAAGCAGATTCTCGACGTGCCGATCGAGCGCCCGCGCACGCTGGACATGGTCATGGAGCACTCGTTCATTGACATGAAACGCAAGATTTTCGGCTTGCTGCATGACGACCTGGAAGAGGTGCATTGA
- a CDS encoding ABC transporter substrate-binding protein, translating into MIKSLLTRVTYPLAVTAIAATVATSAQAGTLSIGHTTWVGYGTLYLAQDLGYFKENGLTVELPVVEEASMYMAAQASGELSGSASTIDEVLKYRPQFCFKAVAALDDSHGGDGVLVGKDVKSLQELKGKSVAVNEGSTSQFWLSYLLKKHGMTMSDITVQNMTADDAATAFIAGRVPAAVTWEPHLSMVRDKQQGKVLIDSSSTPGVIVDVVALNCTVIEKQPEDVKALVAGLYKAVQYTKDHPEQAYTIMAKGVGGYLADPKELAAAAKGVRFYDQAMSEKLLGSPGKPGDSEPLIKLANETASELQGKPYNVSNDDLIDNRFVSPL; encoded by the coding sequence ATGATCAAGTCCTTGCTTACCCGCGTTACTTATCCACTGGCGGTCACCGCCATCGCCGCGACGGTCGCCACCAGCGCCCAGGCCGGCACCCTGTCCATCGGTCACACCACCTGGGTCGGTTACGGCACCCTCTACCTGGCCCAGGACCTGGGCTACTTCAAGGAAAACGGTTTGACCGTGGAACTGCCCGTCGTCGAAGAGGCTTCGATGTACATGGCTGCGCAAGCGTCGGGCGAGTTGTCGGGCTCGGCTTCGACCATCGACGAAGTGCTGAAATACCGTCCGCAATTCTGCTTCAAGGCGGTGGCCGCGCTGGATGACAGCCATGGTGGCGACGGCGTGCTGGTGGGCAAGGACGTCAAGAGCCTGCAGGAGCTCAAGGGCAAGTCCGTGGCGGTCAATGAAGGCTCGACCTCGCAGTTCTGGTTGTCTTACCTGCTGAAAAAACATGGCATGACCATGAGCGACATCACTGTGCAGAACATGACGGCTGACGACGCCGCCACCGCCTTCATCGCCGGTCGCGTGCCCGCCGCCGTGACCTGGGAACCGCACCTGTCGATGGTCCGCGACAAGCAACAGGGCAAGGTGCTGATCGACAGCAGCAGCACGCCGGGCGTGATCGTCGACGTGGTGGCACTCAACTGCACCGTCATCGAAAAACAACCGGAAGACGTCAAGGCCCTGGTGGCCGGTCTGTACAAAGCGGTGCAGTACACCAAGGACCACCCGGAGCAGGCCTACACCATCATGGCCAAGGGCGTCGGCGGCTACCTCGCCGATCCGAAGGAGCTGGCGGCGGCCGCAAAAGGCGTGCGCTTCTACGATCAGGCCATGAGCGAAAAACTGCTCGGCTCGCCGGGCAAGCCGGGTGACAGCGAACCGCTGATCAAGCTGGCCAACGAGACCGCCAGCGAGTTGCAGGGCAAGCCTTACAACGTCAGCAATGACGACCTGATCGACAACCGTTTCGTCAGTCCGCTCTAG
- the hrpB gene encoding ATP-dependent helicase HrpB produces the protein MISLPIDEVLPALREALATRHEAVLEAPPGAGKTTRVPLALLNEPWLAGQTILMLEPRRLAARAAAERLASELGEKVGETVGYRIRLDSKVGPNTRIEVVTEGILTRRLQDDPALEGVGLLIFDEFHERSLDADLALALSLNGRELFRDDQPLKILLMSATLEGERLAGLLDDAPILRSEGRMYPVAMRWGRPFQAGEFIEPRLVQTILEALNDETGSVLVFLPGQAEIRRVHQQLADVLGDNPQVLLCPLHGELDLAAQRAAIDPAPVGQRKVVLATNIAETSLTIDGVRVVIDAGLARVPRFDPGSGMTRLDTQRISKASATQRAGRAGRLEPGVCYRLWSQDQHEQLAAYGSAEILSADLAGLALQLGRWGVTPGQLVWLDVPPAAAYAQAQDLLERLGALDGQTLTRHGQAMAELPAHPRIAHLLLRGQALGLANMACDVAALLGERDILRGAGADLHSRLVLLSGEARAARGAQGGVQRARQLARQYRGYLRGKATQPVSDPDHPRWLGALLALAYPDRVAQQRRASGAEYRLANGRAALFAEADSLMKQPWLVIADLGSRQGQREERIYLATDFDPALFDSVLAEQVRVVDQLDWDEREGVLRAERQRKVGELILSREPLTGLDETARSQALVNLVRRKGLELLPWTPELRQWQARVALLRQLDLAGKGESEWPDVSDAALLKSLEHWLMPYLGKVSRLSHFANLDLSSIVHNLLPWPLPQRLDELAPHHLSVPSGSSIRLDYSEQPPILAVRLQELFGLAETPRIAGGRQVVKLHLLSPARRPVQVTQDLANFWRSTYAEVKKDLKGRYPKHYWPDDPLVAEATARIKPRK, from the coding sequence ATGATTTCTTTGCCGATTGATGAAGTTTTACCCGCCCTGCGTGAAGCCTTGGCGACACGCCACGAAGCCGTGCTCGAAGCACCGCCCGGCGCCGGTAAAACCACCCGCGTGCCCTTGGCCTTGCTCAACGAGCCGTGGCTGGCCGGGCAAACCATCCTGATGCTCGAGCCGCGCCGGTTGGCGGCGCGTGCGGCAGCGGAGCGCCTGGCCAGTGAACTGGGCGAGAAAGTCGGCGAAACCGTGGGTTATCGCATTCGGCTCGACAGCAAGGTCGGCCCCAACACCCGCATCGAAGTGGTCACCGAAGGCATCCTCACCCGGCGCTTGCAGGACGACCCGGCACTGGAAGGCGTGGGCCTGCTGATCTTCGACGAATTTCACGAACGCAGCCTCGACGCCGACCTCGCGTTGGCCCTGAGCCTCAATGGCCGGGAGCTGTTTCGCGACGATCAACCGCTGAAAATCCTGCTGATGTCCGCAACCCTGGAGGGCGAACGCCTGGCCGGGCTACTGGACGATGCGCCGATCCTGCGCAGCGAAGGGCGCATGTACCCGGTGGCGATGCGTTGGGGGCGGCCATTCCAGGCGGGTGAATTCATCGAGCCACGGCTGGTGCAGACCATTCTCGAAGCCTTGAACGATGAGACCGGCAGCGTGCTGGTGTTCCTGCCCGGACAAGCGGAAATTCGACGCGTGCATCAACAACTGGCCGATGTGCTGGGCGACAACCCTCAGGTGTTGCTCTGTCCGTTGCATGGCGAACTGGACCTGGCCGCGCAACGTGCGGCGATCGACCCGGCGCCGGTGGGCCAACGCAAAGTGGTGCTGGCCACCAACATCGCCGAGACCAGCCTGACCATCGACGGCGTGCGCGTGGTGATTGATGCCGGGTTGGCGCGGGTGCCGCGTTTCGACCCTGGCAGCGGCATGACCCGCCTCGACACTCAGCGTATCTCCAAGGCCAGCGCTACCCAGCGTGCGGGCCGCGCCGGGCGACTGGAGCCCGGCGTGTGTTATCGCCTGTGGTCACAGGATCAGCACGAACAGCTGGCGGCCTACGGCAGTGCGGAGATCCTTTCGGCGGACCTCGCCGGTCTGGCCTTGCAACTCGGCCGCTGGGGCGTGACGCCCGGGCAATTGGTCTGGCTCGATGTACCCCCCGCCGCCGCGTACGCCCAGGCGCAGGACCTGCTCGAACGTTTGGGCGCACTGGATGGCCAAACGCTGACCCGTCACGGTCAGGCCATGGCCGAGTTGCCGGCGCATCCGCGCATCGCCCATTTGCTGTTGCGCGGCCAGGCCCTGGGTTTGGCAAACATGGCCTGCGATGTCGCGGCGCTGCTTGGCGAGCGCGACATCTTGCGCGGTGCCGGCGCGGATCTGCACAGCCGACTGGTGCTGTTGTCCGGCGAGGCGCGCGCCGCTCGCGGTGCCCAGGGCGGGGTGCAGCGGGCGCGGCAACTGGCGCGGCAATATCGAGGCTATCTGCGCGGCAAGGCAACGCAGCCGGTCAGCGATCCCGATCACCCGCGCTGGCTCGGCGCGCTGCTGGCACTGGCCTATCCCGATCGCGTCGCCCAACAACGACGCGCGAGCGGTGCCGAGTATCGCCTGGCCAACGGCCGTGCAGCCCTGTTCGCCGAAGCAGACAGCCTGATGAAGCAACCCTGGCTGGTAATCGCCGACCTCGGCAGTCGTCAGGGCCAGCGTGAAGAGCGGATTTATCTGGCGACGGATTTCGATCCGGCACTGTTCGACTCGGTACTGGCCGAGCAGGTGCGTGTGGTCGATCAACTGGATTGGGATGAGCGCGAAGGCGTGTTACGGGCCGAGCGTCAGCGCAAGGTCGGGGAACTGATCCTCAGCCGCGAACCGCTGACCGGCCTCGATGAAACCGCCCGCAGTCAGGCGCTGGTCAATCTGGTCCGGCGCAAGGGTCTGGAATTGTTGCCGTGGACGCCGGAGCTGCGTCAGTGGCAGGCGCGGGTCGCCTTGTTGCGCCAGTTGGATCTGGCGGGCAAGGGCGAGAGCGAGTGGCCGGATGTCAGCGACGCCGCGTTGCTCAAAAGCCTGGAGCACTGGTTGATGCCGTATCTGGGCAAGGTCTCACGGCTCAGTCACTTCGCTAACCTGGACCTGTCGAGCATCGTCCATAACCTGCTGCCATGGCCGCTTCCGCAACGGCTCGACGAGCTGGCACCGCATCATTTGAGCGTGCCGTCGGGCTCGTCGATCCGTCTGGATTACAGCGAACAACCGCCGATTCTGGCGGTGCGCCTGCAAGAGCTGTTTGGCCTGGCCGAGACCCCGCGCATCGCCGGTGGCCGGCAGGTGGTCAAGCTGCATCTGTTGTCCCCGGCGCGGCGGCCGGTGCAGGTGACGCAAGACCTGGCGAACTTCTGGCGCAGCACCTACGCCGAAGTGAAGAAGGACTTGAAGGGGCGCTACCCGAAACACTACTGGCCAGATGATCCGTTGGTGGCCGAAGCGACCGCACGGATCAAGCCGCGTAAGTAG
- a CDS encoding aspartate aminotransferase family protein: MTTPRETRDYQAADAAHHIHAFVDQKALNEEGPRVMVRGERLHLWDNDGRRYLDGMSGLWCTNLGYGRKDLALAASQQLEQLPYYNMFFHTTHPQVIELSELLFSLLPGHYSHAIYTNSGSEANEVLIRTVRRYWQVLGKPEKKIMIGRWNGYHGSTLAATALGGMKFMHEMGGMIPDIEHIDEPYFFAHEGNLTPAEFGLRAAQQLEAKILELGADKVAGFIAEPFQGAGGMIFPPESYWPEIQRICRKYDVLLCADEVIGGFGRTGEWFAHEYFGFEPDTLSIAKGLTSGYIPMGGLVLSKKMARVLVEQGGVFAHGLTYSGHPVAAAVAIANLKALRDEGVVTRVKDDIGPYLQQCLREVFGNHPLVGDIQGTGMVAALQLAEDKTSRKRFANENDIAWRCRTIGFEEGVIIRSTLGRMIMAPALIASREEIDELVGKTLKAVDRTAQEYGRL, encoded by the coding sequence ATGACCACCCCACGTGAAACCCGCGACTACCAGGCCGCCGACGCCGCGCACCACATCCACGCATTTGTCGATCAAAAGGCACTCAACGAGGAAGGGCCCCGGGTGATGGTCCGTGGCGAGCGCCTGCACCTGTGGGACAACGACGGTCGGCGTTATCTCGACGGCATGTCCGGGCTGTGGTGCACCAACCTCGGCTACGGGCGCAAGGACCTGGCGTTGGCGGCGAGCCAGCAGTTGGAACAGTTGCCGTACTACAACATGTTTTTCCACACCACTCACCCGCAGGTGATCGAGCTTTCCGAGCTGTTGTTCAGCCTGTTGCCGGGTCACTACAGCCACGCGATCTACACCAACTCCGGCTCTGAAGCCAACGAAGTGTTGATCCGCACGGTGCGGCGTTATTGGCAGGTGCTCGGCAAGCCCGAGAAGAAAATCATGATCGGCCGCTGGAACGGCTACCACGGTTCGACCCTGGCCGCGACGGCGCTCGGGGGCATGAAGTTCATGCACGAAATGGGCGGCATGATCCCCGACATCGAGCACATCGACGAGCCGTACTTCTTCGCCCACGAAGGTAACCTGACGCCGGCCGAATTCGGTCTGCGCGCGGCGCAGCAACTGGAAGCGAAGATTCTCGAACTCGGCGCGGACAAGGTCGCCGGCTTCATCGCCGAGCCGTTCCAGGGCGCGGGCGGCATGATCTTCCCGCCGGAAAGCTACTGGCCGGAAATCCAGCGCATCTGCCGCAAGTACGACGTGCTGTTGTGCGCCGACGAAGTGATCGGCGGCTTCGGTCGTACTGGCGAATGGTTCGCCCACGAGTACTTCGGTTTCGAGCCGGACACCCTGTCCATCGCCAAGGGCCTGACCTCGGGCTACATCCCGATGGGAGGCCTGGTGCTGTCGAAAAAAATGGCCCGGGTGCTGGTGGAGCAGGGCGGGGTGTTCGCCCACGGCCTGACCTATTCCGGGCACCCGGTGGCGGCGGCGGTGGCGATTGCCAACCTCAAGGCATTGCGCGATGAAGGGGTGGTGACGCGGGTCAAGGATGACATCGGTCCGTACCTGCAACAGTGCCTGCGCGAGGTGTTCGGCAATCACCCGCTGGTGGGCGATATCCAGGGCACGGGCATGGTGGCGGCACTGCAACTGGCCGAAGACAAGACCAGCCGCAAACGCTTTGCCAACGAGAACGACATCGCCTGGCGCTGCCGCACGATTGGCTTTGAAGAAGGGGTGATCATTCGTTCGACGCTGGGGCGGATGATCATGGCGCCAGCGTTGATTGCCAGCCGTGAAGAGATCGATGAGCTGGTGGGCAAGACCCTGAAAGCGGTCGATCGTACGGCGCAGGAATACGGCCGGCTCTGA